Proteins from one uncultured Cohaesibacter sp. genomic window:
- the bcsA gene encoding UDP-forming cellulose synthase catalytic subunit: protein MSLYKIQVFFVWVLSVVAFLIITTMPINLQTQLICSLVVFTLMAILKLLKKNGSLRIISLTFGLSIIARYVFWRTTETIPSPNQIENFIPGLLLYIAEMYNVLTLLLSLFVVSRPLPSRPSCELPSHNRLPSVDVFVPSYNEPADILGNTLAAAKAMDYPAEKVTVWLLDDGGTLEKRNSSDILKANAARKRHEDLQKLCAELDVRYLTRERNEHAKAGNLNYGLEHSTGDLVAIFDADHAPAREFLTETVGHFAKDSKLFLVQTPHFFINPDPLERNLKTFSFMPSENEMFYGIIQRGLDKWNASFFCGSAAVLRREALEETGGFSGKTITEDCESALSLHAKGWNSVYIDKPLIAGLQPATFASFIGQRSRWAQGMIQLMRYNFPLFKSGLSLPQRLCYLSSMMFWFFPISRTIFLFAPFCYIFFDLKIFEASGGDFMAYTLAYMLVNLMMQNYLYGSFRWPWISELYEYSQTIHLLPAVLSAIINPSKPSFNVTAKDESITSNRLSEINRPFFVVFFAILLAVAFSIYKIYAEPYKADVTLVVGGWNIFNLILAGCALGVVSERGERQGARRISVSRSCEFLYGDSWHECSIDNVSIHGAALHIYEPDFPEIKRDAIGKIRFTKHDGENTASLSIKVRNVRQSGDRLILGSAFKPESPKDYSAIADLVFANSRQWTDFMRSRRKNPGIVSGTVWFLALSLRQTLRGFEYLIKGSISGSKEKNLAENEGRKA from the coding sequence ATGTCCCTGTATAAAATCCAGGTCTTCTTCGTTTGGGTGTTGTCAGTTGTTGCATTTCTGATCATCACAACGATGCCGATCAACCTGCAGACGCAGCTCATCTGCAGCCTTGTCGTCTTTACGCTCATGGCTATTTTGAAACTGCTCAAGAAGAACGGCTCTCTGCGCATCATCTCGCTGACATTCGGCCTCTCCATCATCGCACGCTATGTCTTCTGGCGCACGACAGAGACCATTCCCTCTCCGAACCAGATCGAGAACTTCATTCCCGGCTTGTTGCTCTATATCGCGGAAATGTACAATGTGCTGACGCTGCTCCTCAGCCTGTTTGTGGTCAGCCGCCCTTTGCCTTCGCGCCCATCTTGCGAATTGCCCAGCCACAACCGCTTGCCGTCGGTTGACGTGTTCGTCCCCAGCTACAACGAACCGGCCGATATTCTCGGCAACACGCTGGCTGCGGCCAAAGCCATGGACTACCCGGCAGAAAAGGTCACGGTATGGCTTCTCGATGATGGCGGCACGCTGGAAAAGCGCAATTCAAGCGATATCCTCAAAGCCAATGCCGCCAGGAAGCGTCACGAGGATTTGCAAAAACTCTGCGCAGAACTGGATGTGCGCTACCTGACCCGTGAGCGTAATGAACACGCCAAGGCGGGTAACCTGAACTATGGACTGGAGCATTCCACGGGGGATCTCGTTGCGATCTTCGATGCCGACCACGCACCAGCACGAGAATTTCTCACCGAAACCGTTGGCCATTTTGCCAAGGATTCCAAGCTGTTTCTGGTGCAGACACCGCATTTCTTCATCAATCCCGACCCACTTGAACGCAATCTGAAGACCTTCTCCTTCATGCCCAGTGAAAACGAGATGTTTTACGGCATCATCCAGCGCGGGCTGGACAAGTGGAATGCATCCTTTTTCTGCGGCTCAGCTGCCGTTCTGCGCCGCGAGGCGCTGGAAGAGACAGGCGGCTTTTCTGGCAAGACAATCACCGAAGACTGCGAAAGCGCGCTCTCGCTACATGCCAAGGGCTGGAACAGCGTCTATATCGACAAGCCCCTGATCGCGGGGCTACAGCCGGCAACCTTTGCCAGCTTCATCGGCCAGCGCAGCCGCTGGGCGCAGGGCATGATCCAGCTCATGCGCTATAACTTTCCACTCTTCAAGTCGGGGCTCTCTCTGCCACAGAGGCTGTGTTACCTATCATCGATGATGTTCTGGTTCTTCCCGATTTCGCGGACCATCTTTCTGTTTGCCCCCTTCTGCTACATCTTCTTTGATCTCAAGATTTTCGAGGCCTCCGGCGGTGACTTCATGGCCTATACACTGGCCTATATGCTGGTAAACCTGATGATGCAGAACTATCTCTACGGCTCCTTCCGCTGGCCCTGGATTTCCGAACTATATGAATATTCGCAGACAATCCATCTGCTGCCCGCGGTCTTGTCCGCGATCATCAACCCGTCCAAACCCAGCTTCAACGTGACGGCAAAGGACGAGAGCATCACGTCCAATCGGCTTTCCGAGATCAACCGGCCGTTTTTCGTTGTCTTTTTTGCCATTTTGCTGGCGGTTGCCTTTTCCATCTACAAGATTTACGCCGAGCCCTACAAGGCCGACGTAACCCTCGTCGTTGGGGGCTGGAATATCTTCAACCTTATCCTTGCGGGATGCGCTCTGGGTGTGGTTTCCGAGCGCGGCGAAAGGCAGGGCGCGAGACGCATTTCAGTGTCCAGAAGCTGCGAATTTCTTTATGGCGACAGTTGGCACGAATGCTCCATTGACAATGTCTCCATTCACGGCGCGGCACTGCATATCTATGAACCGGACTTCCCGGAAATCAAACGCGATGCGATTGGCAAGATTCGCTTTACCAAGCATGACGGCGAGAATACTGCATCCCTGAGCATCAAGGTGCGGAACGTAAGACAAAGCGGCGACAGGCTCATTCTTGGCAGTGCTTTCAAGCCAGAAAGCCCCAAGGACTATTCCGCCATTGCTGATCTTGTGTTCGCCAATTCCAGACAATGGACAGACTTCATGCGCAGCCGCCGAAAAAATCCGGGCATCGTAAGCGGAACTGTGTGGTTTCTGGCGCTTTCGCTCCGGCAGACATTGCGCGGATTTGAGTATCTCATCAAGGGCTCGATTTCGGGCTCAAAAGAGAAAAATCTGGCCGAAAATGAAGGGAGGAAAGCATGA
- the deoC gene encoding deoxyribose-phosphate aldolase, which produces MTTLASDLTSETLAKYIDHTILAPQATPEEVEKICKEALKFGFCSVCVNPVNIPQVAKLLAGSDVVTCSVVGFPLGAIPTALKCAEARWVVAEGAGEVDMVIPVGQLKAGDVDYVRHDIAEVKKACGEAKLKVIIETCLLSDEEKKLACQLSKQAGADFVKTSTGFMSGGATAEDVALMRAEVGEEMGVKASGGVRTHADALKMIEAGASRLGASASVAIVTG; this is translated from the coding sequence ATGACTACCCTTGCCTCTGATTTAACCTCCGAGACCCTGGCCAAATATATCGATCACACCATCCTGGCGCCGCAGGCAACGCCTGAAGAGGTTGAGAAGATCTGCAAGGAAGCTCTGAAATTCGGCTTTTGCTCGGTTTGTGTTAATCCGGTCAATATTCCTCAGGTCGCCAAACTGTTGGCTGGAAGTGATGTGGTGACATGTTCGGTTGTCGGCTTTCCGCTGGGTGCAATCCCGACTGCGCTCAAATGCGCCGAGGCCCGCTGGGTCGTAGCCGAAGGGGCCGGAGAGGTCGATATGGTGATCCCGGTCGGTCAGCTGAAGGCCGGGGATGTCGACTATGTGAGGCATGATATTGCCGAGGTTAAAAAAGCCTGTGGCGAAGCAAAGCTCAAGGTGATCATCGAGACCTGCCTTCTGAGCGATGAAGAAAAGAAATTAGCCTGCCAGCTTTCCAAGCAAGCCGGCGCTGATTTCGTCAAGACCTCCACCGGCTTCATGAGCGGAGGGGCCACGGCCGAGGATGTGGCCCTGATGCGTGCTGAAGTCGGGGAAGAAATGGGCGTGAAAGCGTCCGGGGGTGTTCGCACACATGCCGATGCCCTGAAAATGATTGAGGCGGGCGCCTCTCGGCTGGGAGCCAGTGCAAGCGTCGCAATCGTTACCGGCTGA
- the bcsN gene encoding cellulose biosynthesis protein BcsN translates to MHTSAKITALLSTLALLAGCGTSSKLNRIQATKMVPSSEAFLFTPPGGPAIVGVLQTDYSNGTEQQITLATSSAVPGENYANVKLVIASGVNQASLPNASTAYSDTRSIQRELHAEFPSMRMTPSTLFLQNNYGPFSYAIGEGATGDTCLYGWQQIRSRTEDRALFRNNGIVQIRLRICDSKATEKQLLSLMYGYTIATSYSGRFWNPYGEPQAPNSTLGETGSPIYPPDGVGTFSLASVPASKRTTAPRTTPVAKTPEDRPLIMDPPVAPQPSGKSNTAQENAPIVPLPPLTSVIQPSTGN, encoded by the coding sequence ATGCACACAAGCGCAAAAATCACAGCACTCCTCTCGACGCTTGCCCTGCTTGCTGGCTGCGGAACATCCAGTAAACTCAACCGCATCCAGGCAACAAAGATGGTGCCATCAAGCGAAGCCTTCCTGTTTACCCCACCCGGTGGCCCGGCCATTGTCGGGGTCTTGCAGACGGACTATTCCAACGGCACTGAACAACAGATCACTCTAGCGACCAGTTCAGCTGTTCCGGGCGAAAACTATGCCAACGTCAAGCTGGTGATCGCCTCCGGAGTCAATCAGGCTTCTCTGCCCAACGCTTCTACCGCCTACTCGGACACCCGCAGCATTCAAAGAGAGCTGCACGCGGAGTTCCCGTCCATGCGGATGACGCCGTCTACTCTATTCTTGCAAAACAACTACGGCCCCTTCAGCTACGCCATCGGCGAGGGCGCTACCGGCGATACATGCCTTTATGGCTGGCAGCAGATCCGCAGCCGCACGGAAGATCGCGCCTTGTTCCGCAACAATGGCATTGTTCAGATCCGCTTGCGCATATGTGACAGCAAGGCAACCGAGAAGCAGCTTCTTTCGCTGATGTATGGCTACACCATCGCAACCAGCTATTCCGGACGCTTCTGGAACCCCTATGGCGAACCACAGGCACCAAACAGTACACTGGGAGAAACCGGCAGCCCGATTTATCCGCCAGACGGTGTTGGCACCTTCTCACTGGCTTCGGTGCCCGCTTCCAAAAGAACCACAGCCCCGAGAACCACGCCCGTCGCAAAGACCCCGGAAGACCGTCCATTGATTATGGACCCACCTGTCGCTCCACAGCCCTCCGGCAAGAGCAATACAGCACAGGAGAACGCGCCGATTGTTCCGCTGCCTCCTTTGACGTCGGTTATTCAGCCTTCAACAGGAAATTAA
- a CDS encoding autoinducer 2 ABC transporter substrate-binding protein — translation MKSLFSSILVAAALVAAPALAEGPVDTSQVRKDIYKSETGKEYSIATVVKVDGIAWFDRMRDGVKQFGDETGHDTWMLGPSQADAAAQVQIVENLIAQGVDAIAIVPFSVEAVEPVLKKARDRGIVVVAHEASNIKNADYVLEAFDNHAYGAKLMEVLGGYMGGEGKYAATVGSLTSKSQNEWIDGAIDYQKANFPKMELVTKRLETYDDANTDYNKLKETLTTYPDLKGIVGGPMPTSAGAGRLIAERGLKDKLFFAGTGLVSVAGEYLANDDIQYIQFWDPAVAGYAMNIVAVMALEKKDAEIKAGLDLGLPGYTDLITPVADQPNLLYGAGWVGVTKDNMDEYNF, via the coding sequence ATGAAGTCTTTGTTCTCATCAATTCTTGTAGCGGCTGCGCTTGTTGCCGCTCCTGCTCTTGCAGAAGGGCCTGTCGACACCTCACAGGTGCGCAAGGATATTTACAAGAGCGAAACGGGGAAAGAATATTCCATCGCCACGGTCGTCAAGGTTGACGGCATTGCCTGGTTCGATCGCATGCGCGACGGGGTCAAGCAGTTTGGTGATGAAACGGGCCATGACACATGGATGCTTGGCCCAAGCCAGGCTGATGCAGCCGCTCAGGTGCAAATTGTCGAAAACCTGATTGCTCAGGGCGTTGACGCCATTGCCATCGTGCCATTTTCCGTGGAAGCCGTCGAGCCTGTCCTGAAAAAGGCCCGTGATCGCGGTATTGTTGTTGTGGCCCACGAGGCCTCTAACATCAAGAATGCGGACTATGTTCTGGAAGCTTTCGACAACCACGCCTATGGCGCAAAGCTGATGGAAGTGCTCGGTGGTTATATGGGCGGTGAAGGCAAATATGCCGCAACCGTTGGCAGCCTCACATCCAAATCCCAGAATGAATGGATTGACGGGGCGATTGATTACCAGAAAGCCAATTTCCCGAAAATGGAACTGGTCACCAAGCGTCTGGAAACCTATGACGACGCCAATACTGACTATAACAAGCTGAAAGAAACGCTCACCACCTATCCAGATCTTAAGGGGATCGTCGGTGGTCCGATGCCTACATCTGCCGGCGCTGGCCGACTGATTGCTGAGCGTGGTCTTAAAGACAAACTCTTCTTTGCCGGCACGGGCCTTGTGTCTGTGGCTGGTGAGTATCTGGCCAACGATGACATCCAGTATATCCAGTTCTGGGATCCTGCCGTTGCTGGCTATGCAATGAACATCGTTGCTGTGATGGCGCTTGAGAAAAAAGATGCGGAAATCAAGGCTGGCCTCGATCTTGGCCTGCCAGGCTATACCGATCTGATCACTCCGGTGGCAGACCAGCCAAACCTGCTCTATGGCGCAGGCTGGGTCGGTGTGACCAAGGACAACATGGACGAATATAACTTCTGA
- a CDS encoding cellulose biosynthesis cyclic di-GMP-binding regulatory protein BcsB → MMKPILLALMLIALPAANSIADPLPFDMSTENAAPREQSSPAEPSSAGSESSEEQSRRLGEILTPDAPALSAPSSSSPVSSASEPSATMTGLASPGQTNRRYLIPANQLTLNGEIDQKDWSLFLTSWQATNAKSLTLSYRNTVVIAPESSRMIVSINDHVVLEEPLRSPASFTKLTVPLPEGLLRYGANTISVRVTQRHRTDCTIDSTYELVTTLNAQGSYLTLPASERISDLEAIRAIGVDGNGDTHFEISSPSIKQSTAVEDLLSLSQGLALLAGMPNQDFAFNRDALPVSGPGRLGVLVGTASELAPIVPNLPQAARVGQSASMLRVTPNSAPILVISGPDWASISSAIGKIVAPLSEASVDQRAGLQNSGWTGPDLPVILSDSQFSLSDLGLKTQEFSGRRFQTTFSIMLPGDFYGRASSEFTILLDAAYAPDVLPGNHITVFVNGEVASVVQINNRHGGIFKHFPVSVTMRHFKPGRNTITLSAELATNQDAVCAPGENNTRDPRFALFNTTQIQIEKFARAGQFPNLSATARTGFPYAKDEKSISLFLEPVGPETMSSAATVLGKMALSSGHALGVKPKTSLRAIGEEDTIFVAPISQIPRSFLDRFHIAPDAGETWNQIADNGTEEADTTKQFNEWQDRISSEGLLGYLERAGSWLHDRFGLTTDELELFKDIKESFMPTPTDILLLAQNTSFEGEGNWTLITGPTVQNLALGNALIASQSRWENLQGYLTALTPDRMVSRLDPNPTLRLSDPWDIRNLRLVITDWLSHSSLVYVGLLILAAIFLALSWAALLKRSGRRE, encoded by the coding sequence ATGATGAAACCCATTCTGCTCGCCCTGATGCTCATTGCCCTACCTGCGGCAAACAGCATAGCAGATCCCCTGCCCTTCGACATGTCCACCGAGAATGCCGCCCCGCGCGAGCAATCCTCTCCCGCAGAGCCATCCTCTGCCGGATCAGAATCGAGCGAAGAGCAATCCCGCCGACTGGGTGAAATTCTCACACCCGACGCACCAGCCTTATCCGCCCCTTCTTCTTCCTCTCCGGTCTCCTCAGCTTCAGAACCATCAGCAACCATGACCGGCTTGGCATCACCGGGACAGACAAACCGCCGCTATCTGATTCCCGCAAACCAATTGACCCTTAACGGAGAAATTGACCAGAAGGACTGGAGCCTGTTTCTCACCTCATGGCAGGCCACCAATGCCAAGAGTCTCACGCTGTCCTACCGCAACACGGTGGTGATCGCACCGGAGAGCTCCCGCATGATCGTGAGCATTAACGACCATGTCGTCCTAGAAGAACCCTTAAGGTCTCCGGCCAGCTTTACCAAGCTCACCGTGCCGCTGCCCGAGGGCCTGCTGCGCTATGGCGCGAACACCATTTCGGTTCGGGTAACACAGCGCCACAGAACAGATTGCACGATCGATTCGACCTATGAACTGGTAACAACCCTCAATGCACAAGGCAGCTATCTCACCTTGCCTGCATCCGAGCGCATATCCGATCTGGAGGCGATCCGCGCCATAGGGGTCGACGGCAATGGCGACACACATTTTGAAATCAGCTCTCCGTCGATCAAGCAGTCAACGGCTGTAGAGGATCTGCTCTCGCTTAGTCAGGGGCTGGCCTTGCTGGCAGGCATGCCCAATCAGGATTTTGCCTTCAACCGCGATGCACTACCGGTTTCCGGGCCGGGGCGTCTTGGTGTTCTGGTGGGAACCGCCTCCGAGCTGGCTCCCATTGTGCCCAATCTACCGCAAGCAGCCCGCGTCGGACAGTCGGCCTCCATGCTGCGCGTTACCCCTAACAGCGCCCCCATTCTGGTCATCAGCGGCCCTGACTGGGCGAGCATCAGCTCTGCCATCGGCAAGATTGTCGCCCCCCTAAGCGAGGCGTCCGTCGATCAGCGCGCCGGTTTGCAAAATAGTGGCTGGACCGGACCAGACTTGCCGGTCATCTTGTCGGACAGCCAGTTCAGCCTTTCCGATCTGGGGCTGAAAACGCAGGAATTCAGCGGCCGCCGCTTCCAGACAACCTTCTCGATCATGCTGCCGGGTGACTTCTATGGCCGGGCCTCAAGTGAATTCACGATCCTGCTGGACGCTGCCTATGCCCCGGATGTTCTGCCTGGCAACCACATCACGGTTTTCGTCAATGGCGAAGTGGCCTCCGTCGTGCAGATCAACAATCGTCATGGCGGCATCTTCAAGCATTTTCCGGTCAGCGTGACCATGCGTCACTTCAAGCCGGGGAGAAATACCATCACCCTGAGTGCAGAGCTTGCGACCAACCAGGACGCAGTTTGCGCCCCAGGCGAGAATAATACGCGCGACCCCCGGTTCGCCCTCTTCAACACAACACAAATCCAGATCGAGAAATTCGCCCGGGCTGGCCAGTTTCCCAATCTTTCAGCAACCGCGCGCACCGGCTTCCCCTATGCCAAGGACGAAAAGAGCATTTCTCTCTTTCTCGAGCCTGTCGGACCGGAAACCATGTCGTCTGCAGCGACTGTGTTGGGAAAAATGGCGCTTTCCTCTGGCCATGCACTGGGTGTAAAGCCCAAGACATCTCTTCGGGCCATCGGTGAAGAAGACACGATTTTCGTGGCCCCGATTTCCCAGATTCCACGCAGTTTCCTTGATCGTTTCCACATCGCACCGGATGCCGGCGAAACCTGGAACCAGATTGCCGACAACGGAACAGAAGAAGCCGATACCACCAAACAGTTCAACGAGTGGCAAGATCGCATCTCCAGCGAAGGACTATTGGGTTATCTGGAAAGAGCCGGATCTTGGCTGCATGACCGCTTCGGCCTGACGACAGACGAGTTGGAGCTCTTCAAGGATATCAAGGAATCCTTCATGCCCACCCCGACCGACATCCTGCTTCTGGCGCAGAATACAAGCTTCGAGGGCGAGGGTAACTGGACTCTGATAACCGGCCCCACAGTGCAAAATCTGGCCTTGGGAAATGCCCTCATCGCAAGCCAGTCTCGCTGGGAAAATCTCCAAGGCTACCTGACAGCATTGACACCGGACCGGATGGTTTCCCGCCTTGATCCCAATCCGACCTTGCGCCTGTCAGACCCTTGGGACATCCGCAATCTCAGGCTGGTCATAACCGATTGGCTTTCACATAGTAGTCTTGTCTATGTCGGCCTCCTCATTCTCGCCGCCATCTTTCTTGCTCTCTCATGGGCCGCTTTGCTCAAACGCTCCGGGAGACGGGAATGA
- a CDS encoding sugar ABC transporter ATP-binding protein, protein MSEAFIELRSIGKQFLGLRALDDVSLTINKGEIHCLAGENGSGKSTLIKIISGVYQPTEGEIIIEGEKVENLSPIESVNRAIQVIYQDFSLFGNLTVAENLALNTELRAKTKLVNWRRVRKLAHEALERLGVDIDLDAEVESLPTSSKQLVAIARALMSDAKLIIMDEPTTALTGKEVETLFRIVRDIQSRGIAILFVSHKMREMLDISERLTVIRNGAKVAEGPTSEFDEASVIRHMTGLDIQIEPFRRARPDASETPRLKVQGLCLAGDYQDIDMTLHSGEIVGLSGLLGSGRTELALSLFGMLPPESGTVEVDGKPIALHSVQDAIAEGIAYVPEDRLSEGLFMTQSIKRNIIATSLETLAKGGIIDIPRVDRVADETIASMQIATPSAEKQVGELSGGNAQRVVLGRWLLTDAKVLILNGPTVGVDVGSKAEIHKKIRELVDNHGLAVLMISDDVLELAQNCSRVILMHRGRFVDELEGDAIIEDVISDQLKSFT, encoded by the coding sequence ATGTCTGAAGCGTTCATTGAACTGCGCAGCATCGGGAAGCAATTTCTCGGTTTGCGTGCACTGGATGACGTCTCCCTAACCATCAACAAAGGCGAAATCCATTGCCTTGCTGGTGAGAATGGGTCGGGGAAATCCACTCTTATCAAAATCATATCCGGGGTCTATCAGCCAACCGAAGGTGAGATCATCATCGAGGGGGAGAAGGTAGAAAACCTGTCGCCGATCGAGTCGGTGAACCGAGCCATTCAGGTCATCTATCAGGACTTCTCCCTGTTCGGTAATCTGACCGTGGCGGAAAATCTGGCCCTCAACACCGAGCTACGGGCCAAGACCAAGCTTGTCAATTGGCGTCGTGTGCGCAAACTGGCCCATGAGGCGCTGGAGCGCCTTGGCGTGGATATCGATCTGGATGCCGAGGTGGAAAGCCTGCCCACATCCAGCAAGCAGCTGGTGGCCATTGCCCGTGCGCTGATGTCTGATGCCAAGCTGATCATCATGGACGAGCCGACGACCGCGCTGACGGGCAAGGAAGTGGAGACGCTCTTCCGCATTGTGCGCGATATTCAGAGCCGCGGCATCGCCATTCTGTTCGTCAGCCACAAGATGCGCGAGATGCTGGATATTTCCGAGCGCCTGACGGTGATCCGGAATGGCGCGAAAGTGGCCGAAGGGCCGACTAGCGAATTTGATGAAGCCTCTGTGATCCGCCATATGACGGGCCTTGATATCCAGATCGAGCCTTTCCGTCGGGCCCGCCCGGATGCAAGCGAAACGCCGCGTCTCAAGGTGCAGGGGCTTTGCCTTGCGGGTGATTATCAGGACATCGACATGACCCTTCATTCGGGTGAGATTGTCGGGCTTTCGGGGCTTTTGGGTTCAGGCCGCACAGAGCTGGCGCTCAGCCTGTTCGGCATGCTGCCACCAGAGAGTGGCACCGTAGAGGTGGATGGCAAGCCGATTGCGCTTCACAGTGTGCAGGATGCGATTGCCGAGGGCATTGCCTATGTGCCCGAAGACAGGCTTTCTGAAGGCCTGTTCATGACCCAATCGATCAAACGCAACATTATCGCGACGTCGCTGGAGACGCTGGCCAAGGGCGGGATCATTGATATTCCGCGTGTGGATCGGGTCGCCGATGAGACGATTGCATCCATGCAGATCGCCACTCCCAGTGCCGAAAAGCAGGTGGGTGAATTGTCCGGTGGCAATGCACAGCGCGTGGTGCTCGGTCGCTGGCTGTTGACCGATGCCAAGGTGCTCATTCTCAACGGGCCGACGGTTGGCGTCGATGTGGGGTCCAAGGCCGAGATACACAAGAAGATCCGCGAGCTGGTCGATAATCACGGCCTCGCCGTTCTGATGATCTCGGACGATGTTCTGGAACTGGCCCAGAATTGCAGCCGCGTCATTCTCATGCATCGTGGGCGTTTTGTCGACGAGCTTGAAGGCGATGCCATCATCGAAGATGTGATCAGCGATCAGCTGAAGTCGTTCACGTAA
- a CDS encoding glycosyl hydrolase family 8 — translation MKRLMTVLIAAIALCISTVIGFAQDRGVSSADWALYKARFLAPNGRIIDNANGDISHSEGQGYGLLLAYLANEPADFERIWSFTKSELMVRNDGLAAWRWDPAAHPHVTDINNATDGDLLISYALALAGFSWQNEAYMNAATRIAKTLLERTVTEHGKLSLLLPGVDGFSSKDRKDGPVVNLSYWVFEALPVMNALAPSKKWERVYSSGLQLLEAIQFGPRKLPSDWISLGGKEPVPAAGFDPQFGYNSIRIPLYLIRAEIKAPELLERIKKGMTFQDHIPALVNVETGVQLEQLEDPGYQIVNHIMACSDKDNTNPAVSRDFHPEFYYPSTLQLLGLAYVKEKRSECLVSRSSSSPH, via the coding sequence ATGAAACGCCTGATGACCGTTCTCATAGCGGCAATAGCCCTATGCATCTCAACTGTCATCGGTTTCGCTCAAGACCGGGGCGTTTCCAGTGCGGATTGGGCTCTTTACAAGGCCCGTTTTCTGGCACCAAACGGTCGCATCATAGACAATGCAAACGGCGATATCAGCCATAGCGAGGGGCAGGGATACGGCCTGCTGCTGGCCTATCTGGCGAATGAACCGGCAGACTTCGAGCGTATCTGGTCCTTCACCAAGTCAGAACTGATGGTGCGCAACGACGGGTTGGCCGCATGGCGATGGGATCCGGCAGCACACCCCCATGTCACCGACATCAACAATGCCACAGACGGCGATCTGCTGATCTCCTATGCTCTGGCTCTGGCTGGCTTCTCATGGCAGAACGAAGCCTATATGAATGCGGCAACCCGGATCGCAAAGACTCTTCTGGAGCGCACGGTGACAGAGCATGGCAAACTGAGCCTGCTTTTGCCGGGCGTTGACGGCTTTTCCTCCAAGGACCGCAAAGACGGGCCGGTTGTGAATCTTTCATATTGGGTCTTTGAAGCCCTGCCGGTGATGAATGCGCTTGCACCATCAAAGAAATGGGAGAGGGTCTATAGCAGTGGCCTGCAACTGCTGGAAGCGATACAATTCGGGCCTCGAAAACTACCCTCGGACTGGATCAGCCTTGGCGGAAAAGAACCGGTGCCAGCCGCAGGGTTCGACCCGCAATTCGGCTATAACAGCATCCGCATACCGCTCTACCTCATTCGCGCTGAAATCAAGGCGCCAGAGCTGCTCGAACGCATCAAAAAAGGCATGACGTTTCAAGACCATATCCCTGCACTCGTCAATGTCGAAACGGGTGTTCAGCTCGAGCAACTGGAAGACCCCGGATATCAAATCGTTAACCATATCATGGCATGTTCGGATAAGGACAACACCAATCCGGCCGTGTCGAGGGATTTCCACCCAGAGTTCTACTATCCTTCTACACTCCAGTTACTTGGCCTGGCCTATGTGAAAGAGAAGCGTTCAGAGTGTCTCGTAAGCCGATCATCATCATCGCCTCACTAG
- a CDS encoding DeoR/GlpR family DNA-binding transcription regulator codes for MQSRRKTRLDKLEKTLDEGRALHLRDAASMLGVSEMTVRRDIASSDKRFSFLGGHIVISGEQPSGKGYFLHRENATNVQAKKASCQKAIDLIQPGDVVFLDCGTTLPYIAESLGDRGPLTVICYSVNIAEIVCKQPNLKVILLGGEYHPSSASFASEEALEMLSNLGINKAFLSAGGLHAQHGLSCSNFHEVRIKQMAMSRAVTNILVMDSSKIGKVKAAPFAPSNAIDFLATDDDITTEQRSLLMDANVELVP; via the coding sequence ATGCAGAGCCGCAGAAAAACGAGGCTTGATAAACTGGAAAAAACGCTCGATGAAGGGCGCGCGCTTCACTTGCGTGATGCAGCCTCGATGCTCGGCGTTTCTGAAATGACCGTCAGGCGCGACATCGCTTCAAGCGACAAGCGCTTCTCCTTTCTGGGTGGGCATATTGTCATTTCCGGTGAACAACCCTCAGGAAAGGGTTATTTCCTGCACCGGGAAAATGCCACCAATGTTCAAGCCAAAAAGGCTTCTTGCCAGAAGGCCATAGACCTGATCCAACCCGGCGACGTCGTCTTTCTCGATTGCGGCACAACCTTGCCCTATATCGCCGAATCCCTCGGCGACAGAGGCCCTTTGACCGTCATATGCTATTCGGTCAATATCGCCGAAATCGTCTGCAAGCAGCCCAATCTGAAAGTCATCCTGCTGGGCGGAGAATATCATCCCTCTTCGGCGTCCTTTGCCAGCGAAGAAGCTCTGGAAATGCTTTCCAACCTCGGCATCAACAAGGCCTTCCTCTCTGCTGGCGGCCTGCATGCCCAACACGGGCTGAGCTGTTCCAATTTTCACGAAGTCCGCATCAAGCAGATGGCCATGAGTCGCGCTGTGACAAACATTCTGGTGATGGACTCCAGCAAGATCGGCAAGGTGAAGGCCGCTCCCTTTGCGCCATCAAACGCCATTGATTTTCTGGCAACCGATGATGACATCACCACCGAGCAGCGGTCTCTGCTCATGGATGCCAATGTCGAGTTGGTGCCCTGA